In Treponema sp. OMZ 798, the following proteins share a genomic window:
- a CDS encoding flagellar motor switch protein FliG gives MSDIESQMLKKGLIKVPIAESTEKESPYKKVAKFLFIIGAEQAADVLRQLNKEQIDKVVAELVTVQSIDKKEAYDILNEFNDIYNKNKNLLGGVDTAKTILTEAFGEARAEEILESAVPPKMPVPFEYLEGMDKDRLTRILQGELPATKAIVLSQLEPKQAAAYISSIEDEDEKKDIILRLAKLKRIDVEVLNQVSEALKKKLADVNLNRTSSVDGVSVLADILRKLDYETGSNILDSLDLEDETLTETIKRKLVTLDDVINMYPKHIQYLISPMTDKELALLIHNQSEEFRKVILANISKSRASLVLDEEQYMGPVLKRDLNNAVNLFLARVKNEAERGRVSIVKDEEDKFVY, from the coding sequence ATGAGCGATATTGAAAGTCAAATGCTAAAGAAGGGGCTTATAAAGGTTCCCATTGCTGAAAGTACGGAAAAAGAAAGTCCTTATAAGAAGGTTGCAAAATTCCTTTTTATAATCGGGGCGGAACAGGCGGCCGATGTTTTACGGCAGCTCAATAAGGAGCAAATAGACAAGGTTGTAGCCGAGCTTGTTACGGTTCAATCAATAGACAAAAAAGAAGCCTACGATATTCTAAACGAATTTAACGATATCTACAATAAAAACAAAAACCTTTTGGGCGGTGTCGATACGGCTAAAACCATTTTAACAGAGGCCTTCGGCGAGGCCAGGGCTGAAGAGATTCTTGAAAGTGCCGTGCCTCCCAAGATGCCTGTGCCCTTTGAATATCTTGAAGGCATGGATAAAGACCGCCTGACACGAATACTGCAAGGCGAGCTTCCGGCTACAAAGGCCATAGTCCTTTCGCAATTGGAGCCTAAGCAGGCTGCGGCTTATATAAGTTCCATCGAAGATGAGGACGAAAAAAAAGACATCATTTTGCGCCTTGCAAAGCTTAAAAGAATAGATGTAGAAGTTCTCAATCAGGTAAGCGAGGCCTTAAAGAAAAAACTTGCCGATGTAAATTTAAACCGCACAAGCTCTGTTGACGGAGTTTCCGTCTTGGCCGATATTTTGCGTAAACTGGATTATGAAACAGGCTCCAATATCTTGGACTCTTTAGATCTTGAAGATGAAACCTTGACTGAAACTATCAAGCGTAAACTCGTTACACTCGATGATGTGATAAACATGTATCCCAAGCACATTCAGTATCTTATCTCGCCCATGACCGATAAAGAATTGGCTCTTTTAATCCATAATCAAAGTGAAGAATTCAGAAAAGTAATCTTGGCAAATATATCTAAGAGCCGCGCTTCTTTGGTGCTCGATGAAGAACAGTACATGGGGCCTGTTCTTAAACGCGATCTGAATAATGCCGTCAACCTCTTCTTAGCCCGTGTCAAAAATGAGGCGGAACGGGGCAGGGTTTCCATCGTAAAAGACGAAGAAGATAAGTTCGTGTATTAG
- a CDS encoding methyl-accepting chemotaxis protein has translation MKQKNENTGGRLKLFSIKNKMIGVFIFFAVSLLTVICIISVYLASFSLMRNTEYFINELAEGSSKVLNERADSIFKKLDTFSNMPIIQDKGISYSQKIDFFKNEIQMLKQSGWLSFGISGLDGILYTTDDKEENIKNAEWFKSVIKGKYVITEPEMSLTKRKYVSIIAIPLRDLQGKIVGTINASILGDSLSNLISDIIVGKTGQAYLISPSGIILGSRRPEILYKNFFAEILNSKETDFSIFLKDMLTSKKSAVKVSKINGIKHISALSTMRYSGWKLLITAPSSEFISENVSNFLNIFILVALCGILIAVLIGFFTANNIVKPINKVIGVLKNISQGEGDLTVRLPLIGNNEITELSEYFNRTIEKIGNSMQSVGLNSRSMAEIGSNLASNMNRTADSVHEITENINGVKQQALTQASSVTETAATIEQIIKTIKQLNASIENQAESVSRSSASIEQMTANIASITKTLEKTDELIKTLAESTEDGKETVSKSNRVTQKIAEESGGLLEASSVIQHIASQTNLLAMNAAIEAAHAGEAGKGFAVVADEIRKLAEESSAQGKTITATLKALSGEIDSLSASSRTAEEKFGLIFNLSEQVKSMSESLTQSMREQENAGVEILNAIKNINSVTIEVNNGSAEMLRGGEQVAEEMTKLDELTRKITLSMNEMASSAVQISDAMKEVNEITQKNKISIENLAFEVNKFKV, from the coding sequence ATGAAACAAAAAAACGAAAATACAGGCGGAAGATTAAAATTATTTTCAATAAAAAATAAGATGATAGGGGTTTTTATATTTTTTGCCGTATCTCTTTTAACGGTAATATGTATAATATCGGTATACCTTGCTTCTTTTTCTCTTATGCGTAATACCGAATATTTTATAAATGAATTAGCTGAAGGTTCTTCTAAAGTTTTAAATGAGAGGGCAGATTCAATATTCAAAAAGTTGGATACATTTTCAAATATGCCGATCATTCAAGATAAGGGAATTTCTTATTCACAGAAAATTGATTTTTTTAAAAATGAAATCCAAATGCTGAAGCAAAGCGGGTGGCTTAGTTTCGGAATAAGCGGACTTGACGGTATTTTGTACACCACAGACGATAAAGAGGAAAACATAAAAAATGCCGAGTGGTTTAAATCCGTCATAAAAGGAAAATATGTAATTACGGAACCTGAAATGTCTTTAACAAAAAGAAAATATGTTTCTATAATTGCAATTCCCCTACGTGATTTACAGGGAAAAATTGTGGGCACTATTAATGCTTCCATTTTAGGCGACTCTTTATCTAATTTAATAAGCGATATAATTGTCGGTAAAACGGGGCAGGCTTATCTTATAAGTCCTTCCGGAATTATTCTGGGAAGCCGCAGGCCGGAAATTTTATATAAAAATTTTTTTGCCGAAATATTAAATTCGAAAGAAACGGATTTTTCGATATTCTTAAAAGATATGCTCACTTCAAAAAAATCGGCTGTAAAAGTTTCTAAAATAAACGGAATAAAACATATTTCGGCCCTGTCTACAATGAGATATTCGGGATGGAAATTATTGATAACGGCTCCTTCTTCAGAATTTATTTCGGAGAACGTATCCAACTTTTTAAATATTTTTATCCTTGTTGCCTTATGCGGTATACTTATTGCGGTACTTATAGGATTTTTTACCGCAAACAATATTGTTAAACCTATTAACAAAGTAATTGGAGTTCTTAAAAATATTTCTCAAGGCGAGGGTGATTTAACCGTAAGGCTGCCTCTAATTGGTAATAATGAAATTACGGAACTATCCGAATATTTTAATAGAACAATCGAAAAAATAGGAAATTCAATGCAGTCTGTAGGGCTTAACAGCCGCTCAATGGCCGAAATCGGTTCTAACCTGGCTTCAAATATGAACCGGACAGCCGATTCCGTTCATGAAATTACTGAAAATATCAACGGCGTAAAACAACAGGCTTTGACACAAGCATCAAGTGTTACGGAAACGGCCGCCACAATTGAACAGATAATCAAAACAATTAAGCAACTAAATGCCTCAATTGAAAATCAGGCTGAAAGTGTTTCACGCTCGTCGGCTTCGATTGAGCAGATGACTGCAAATATTGCTTCAATAACTAAAACCTTGGAAAAAACCGATGAACTTATTAAGACTCTTGCCGAATCAACTGAAGACGGAAAAGAAACCGTTTCTAAGTCAAATAGAGTAACTCAAAAAATTGCAGAAGAATCAGGCGGGCTTTTGGAGGCAAGCAGTGTTATTCAGCATATTGCAAGCCAAACAAATCTCTTGGCTATGAATGCCGCGATTGAAGCCGCTCATGCAGGAGAAGCAGGAAAAGGGTTTGCCGTAGTTGCCGACGAAATCAGAAAATTAGCCGAAGAGTCAAGTGCTCAGGGAAAAACAATTACGGCGACTCTTAAAGCTTTAAGCGGCGAAATCGATTCCTTATCTGCATCTTCTAGAACGGCTGAAGAAAAATTCGGCTTAATTTTCAATCTTTCAGAACAAGTAAAATCTATGAGTGAATCTTTAACGCAATCAATGCGTGAACAGGAAAATGCAGGTGTAGAAATTTTAAATGCAATAAAAAATATTAATTCCGTAACTATTGAAGTAAACAACGGCTCGGCTGAAATGTTAAGAGGCGGTGAGCAGGTTGCTGAAGAGATGACTAAATTAGATGAGTTAACCCGAAAAATTACGCTAAGTATGAATGAGATGGCTTCGAGTGCTGTCCAAATAAGTGATGCAATGAAGGAAGTCAATGAAATTACGCAAAAAAATAAAATCAGTATTGAGAATTTGGCATTTGAGGTTAATAAATTTAAAGTATAG
- a CDS encoding ABC transporter substrate-binding protein: protein MKLLKKKSLCICFVMSFLILVGCINKEKKQVTAEIEFWSFPNFTSETGESGGFEKSLIEAFQKEYPGIKVNFTLISFADGQAKIEAAIADGKAPDVVYDAPGRILAWAAAGLLEPLDDILAAEKPYITTGLLEISAGKDRRSYMYPMHEGPFSMAFNKEMLEDLGLIDLLPYKRLDRRWTVAEYETLLRSLREKLPKEKTPGVFYYKTMGGDQGTRAFLVNLFGNANLLNEDYSKYIFNSTQAVKNLTWTINAMNEGLLLDGAELTSNDAISMFAESKAAHTILYSPQLNKMYDGKRNYKGKDFTPIYMPFPNDSSAPLLEFLAGGACVFKSSDKQRIEAAKLFLKFAATDEVWAGKLVKASGGFPATSKIQIETSDDEILYNSVLQKFFGQYYNNITGFSKMREYWNKALKEASSGKDIQNVLNSFVKDADRTLGE, encoded by the coding sequence ATGAAACTTTTAAAAAAGAAATCTTTATGTATTTGTTTTGTGATGTCTTTTTTAATTCTTGTAGGATGTATAAACAAAGAAAAGAAGCAGGTTACTGCCGAAATCGAATTTTGGAGTTTTCCTAATTTTACATCTGAAACAGGAGAAAGCGGCGGTTTTGAAAAAAGCCTTATCGAAGCCTTTCAAAAAGAATATCCGGGTATTAAGGTTAATTTTACGCTTATAAGTTTTGCAGACGGGCAGGCAAAAATCGAAGCTGCAATAGCTGACGGCAAGGCTCCGGATGTCGTTTATGATGCACCAGGTCGCATTCTTGCTTGGGCAGCAGCGGGCTTACTGGAACCGTTGGATGATATTCTTGCAGCCGAAAAACCTTATATTACCACAGGACTTTTGGAAATTTCCGCCGGTAAAGACAGGCGTTCGTACATGTATCCCATGCATGAAGGCCCTTTTTCCATGGCCTTCAATAAAGAGATGCTTGAAGATTTGGGACTTATAGATCTTTTACCTTATAAACGCTTGGATCGGCGCTGGACTGTAGCCGAATATGAAACGCTTCTTAGATCTTTAAGAGAAAAACTGCCTAAAGAAAAAACACCCGGAGTTTTTTATTATAAAACTATGGGAGGTGATCAAGGCACAAGGGCTTTTTTGGTAAACCTATTCGGAAATGCTAATCTTTTAAATGAAGACTATTCAAAATATATTTTTAATTCTACTCAGGCCGTAAAAAATTTGACATGGACCATAAATGCAATGAATGAAGGCCTTTTGCTTGACGGTGCAGAGCTTACTTCCAATGATGCAATTTCCATGTTTGCAGAGTCAAAAGCGGCTCACACTATTTTATATTCACCCCAGCTTAATAAAATGTATGACGGAAAACGAAACTATAAGGGTAAAGATTTTACTCCGATTTATATGCCTTTCCCGAATGATTCTTCTGCGCCTTTACTGGAATTTTTAGCAGGCGGAGCATGCGTGTTTAAAAGCTCCGATAAACAAAGAATAGAAGCCGCAAAACTGTTTTTAAAATTTGCTGCAACCGATGAAGTTTGGGCAGGTAAACTTGTAAAAGCTTCAGGAGGTTTTCCGGCTACATCTAAAATTCAAATTGAAACTTCCGATGACGAAATATTATATAATTCTGTACTTCAAAAATTCTTTGGGCAATATTATAATAATATAACCGGATTTTCAAAAATGCGGGAATATTGGAATAAGGCATTAAAGGAAGCTTCATCCGGTAAAGATATCCAAAATGTTCTTAACTCTTTTGTAAAAGATGCGGACCGTACGCTGGGAGAATAA
- a CDS encoding BrnA antitoxin family protein gives MNITEAKKNLTKEKIEELKALNDRPIDTSDIPELTKADFLEMYRPVKKPLSIRLDSDIIAWLKSYGKGYQSRINTILRQAMNTDKKANVF, from the coding sequence ATGAATATTACGGAAGCTAAGAAAAACTTAACAAAAGAAAAGATTGAAGAATTAAAAGCTTTAAATGATAGGCCGATAGATACTTCAGACATTCCTGAACTAACAAAAGCTGATTTTTTGGAAATGTACCGCCCTGTTAAAAAGCCTTTATCAATAAGACTTGATTCCGATATTATTGCTTGGCTTAAATCATACGGAAAAGGTTACCAAAGCCGTATAAATACTATTTTAAGACAAGCTATGAATACCGATAAAAAAGCAAATGTTTTTTAA